In a genomic window of Desulfosporosinus sp. Sb-LF:
- the polC gene encoding DNA polymerase III subunit alpha translates to MKRISEVFSDHEAAGSLHTAIIQAVVLTKSTKTLEMKISSDQYIETRDIESLNQFIRERLSLNNSIITVVYTEGTHRKPLEEELQTMLSSLTEKHPILRGALRTCDYEIVQNHSVKFTFKTAVSYLLKARGFDKKIQEAIRNFYDATYQIDFVDNVSSEDLERQQEDTQEMENMLLQREVAPTPASELPREAKPIKPENNGETDRKKGDPSLILGRNATIKDKIIKITDITPDEGKIAIQGELSNIEARELRSGKTLISFDLYDGSSSMTCKAFIKAGEDGEIVSRLKKAKGVKLAGNAGVSQFSGEIELIANTIVETAGVKKVQRLDRAEEKRVELHLHTQMSQMDAMTSATDLIKRAMSWGMKSIAITDHGVVQSFPEAHKLLGRDNPDMKVIYGVEAYLAPDKKPSVTNTKGQSMDTTYCVLDLETTGFSPVTEKITEIGVMKLKDGKVIDEFSCFVNPQKPIPARVIEVTNITDDMVKDAETIDQVFPKLLEFIEGSVLVAHNAEFDIGFLKHNAKVLRYDFDYTYLDTLSLAKELFPEYKTYKLGRIAKNLGFKVEVAHRALDDVDTTVKVFKVMLEKLKQRGAETLEDIDYYGSDEEAKKAEYKKLKTYHAIILAKDYVGLKNLYKLVSYSHLDYFYKKPRILKSLFKKYSEGLILGSACSEGELYQAILLGKSNQEIEAIAEAYDYLEIQPLGNNDYLVRTEQVPDKDYLMTINRKIVALGEKLNKPVVATGDVHFMDPEDEIYRRILEAGQGFKDADHQAPLYLKTTEEMLEEFSYLGAAKAYEVVVTNTNRIADLCQPISPISAEKCAPHIEGCEQTIKDITYEKAHALYGDSLPDILQQRLDKELDSIIKNGFSVMYIIAQKLVWKSNEDGYLVGSRGSVGSSVVAYLTGITEVNALQAHYRCPSCQYSDFSDYGIKIGFDLPDKDCPVCGAKLAKDGIDIPFETFLGFNGDKEPDIDLNFSGEYQAKAHKYTEVIFGKGTTFKAGTIGTIAEKTAFGYVKKYYEEKNRIVNKAETLRVSKGCTGIKRTSGQHPGGIIVVPKGREIFEFCPVQHPADDSNSEIITTHFDYHSIDSNLLKLDILGHDDPTVIRMLQDITGVDPQAIPMDDQETMSIFCSTEALQVTPEQINSKVGTFGIPEFGTKFVRGMLLDTRPKAFADLICISGLSHGTDVWLGNAKDLIDSGTVTLSEAVCTRDDIMTYLISKGLPPNTAFKIMELVRKGKALSNPEKWAEYEALMREHKVPEWYIDSCRKIKYMFPKAHAAAYVMMAFRIAWFKVHIPQAYYAAYFTIRAKAFDAEFMIFGKEKVKAKMKEIEALGNQATPKDKDMYDDLELVLEMYERGFKFLPIDLYKSHASKFLLEEEGLRPPINSISGMGTVAAEGLYNAAKEKPFNSVDDVKKRAKIGNATIDSLRKFGCFKGIPESDQMSLFDVV, encoded by the coding sequence ATGAAACGAATAAGTGAAGTTTTTAGTGATCATGAAGCAGCGGGGAGCCTCCATACTGCTATTATACAAGCAGTGGTCTTAACTAAAAGTACGAAAACCCTCGAGATGAAAATCAGCTCTGATCAATATATTGAAACAAGGGACATCGAATCCCTGAATCAGTTTATCAGAGAACGATTATCCTTAAACAATTCAATCATCACGGTCGTTTACACCGAGGGAACCCATAGAAAACCCTTAGAAGAGGAACTCCAAACGATGTTGTCATCGTTGACGGAAAAACATCCGATCTTAAGGGGAGCTCTCAGAACGTGTGACTATGAAATAGTTCAAAATCATTCGGTCAAATTTACCTTCAAAACGGCAGTTTCCTACTTATTGAAAGCGAGGGGTTTCGATAAAAAAATCCAAGAGGCTATTAGAAACTTCTACGACGCAACCTATCAGATCGATTTTGTCGATAATGTAAGCAGTGAAGACTTAGAAAGACAGCAAGAAGATACACAAGAAATGGAAAATATGCTTCTTCAAAGGGAAGTGGCACCAACACCAGCCTCTGAATTGCCTAGGGAGGCTAAGCCAATAAAGCCTGAGAACAACGGAGAAACCGACAGAAAAAAAGGCGATCCTTCCTTGATCTTAGGCAGAAATGCGACGATCAAGGACAAGATCATAAAAATTACGGACATAACACCGGATGAGGGTAAGATTGCTATACAGGGCGAACTATCCAATATCGAAGCCAGGGAATTAAGAAGCGGTAAAACCTTAATTTCCTTTGATTTATACGACGGCTCAAGTTCCATGACCTGTAAGGCGTTCATCAAGGCTGGTGAAGATGGTGAGATAGTATCCAGGCTTAAAAAAGCTAAGGGTGTCAAGCTTGCGGGAAATGCAGGCGTTAGCCAGTTTTCTGGAGAAATTGAGCTTATTGCCAATACCATCGTGGAAACAGCAGGCGTGAAAAAGGTTCAGCGGCTGGATAGGGCAGAGGAGAAACGGGTCGAGCTGCACCTGCATACCCAAATGAGCCAGATGGATGCCATGACTAGTGCTACTGATCTGATTAAACGAGCCATGAGCTGGGGTATGAAATCCATTGCCATTACAGATCATGGCGTGGTTCAGTCGTTTCCCGAGGCCCACAAGCTCTTAGGACGAGATAATCCGGACATGAAGGTTATCTATGGAGTCGAGGCCTATTTGGCACCGGATAAAAAGCCTTCCGTAACCAACACCAAGGGTCAGAGTATGGATACAACCTATTGTGTCTTGGACTTGGAAACAACAGGCTTCTCACCTGTCACCGAAAAAATCACGGAAATAGGAGTAATGAAACTCAAGGATGGAAAGGTCATCGATGAGTTCAGCTGCTTTGTTAATCCCCAAAAGCCGATCCCAGCAAGGGTCATAGAGGTTACCAACATCACCGATGATATGGTCAAGGATGCCGAAACCATTGATCAGGTCTTTCCTAAACTGCTGGAATTTATCGAGGGAAGCGTTTTGGTAGCCCATAATGCTGAATTTGATATCGGTTTCTTAAAGCACAATGCCAAAGTCCTACGCTATGACTTTGATTACACCTATTTGGATACTTTGTCCTTGGCAAAGGAGCTCTTTCCGGAATACAAAACGTATAAATTGGGAAGAATCGCGAAGAACCTGGGCTTTAAAGTAGAGGTAGCACACAGGGCCTTAGATGATGTGGATACCACGGTGAAAGTTTTTAAGGTGATGCTTGAAAAACTAAAGCAACGGGGAGCAGAAACCCTTGAGGACATCGATTACTATGGCTCTGATGAGGAGGCGAAGAAAGCTGAGTATAAGAAGCTTAAAACCTATCATGCCATCATCTTAGCCAAGGACTATGTCGGATTAAAGAATTTATATAAGCTGGTTTCCTATTCTCACTTGGATTACTTCTACAAAAAACCACGGATCTTAAAGAGCCTTTTTAAAAAATACTCGGAAGGATTAATCCTCGGCAGTGCCTGTAGTGAAGGCGAGCTTTACCAGGCCATTTTGCTTGGAAAATCTAATCAGGAAATTGAAGCCATTGCTGAGGCCTACGACTATTTAGAAATCCAGCCTCTCGGGAACAATGATTATTTAGTCAGAACCGAGCAGGTGCCCGACAAAGACTATTTAATGACAATAAACCGCAAAATTGTGGCTCTGGGTGAAAAATTAAACAAGCCCGTCGTCGCGACGGGTGATGTTCACTTTATGGATCCAGAAGATGAGATCTACAGGCGAATACTCGAAGCGGGTCAAGGCTTTAAGGATGCCGATCATCAGGCCCCCTTATATTTAAAAACCACCGAAGAGATGCTTGAGGAATTTTCCTATTTAGGAGCGGCAAAGGCTTATGAGGTGGTCGTCACCAACACCAATCGCATCGCCGATCTGTGCCAACCGATCAGTCCTATTTCAGCGGAGAAGTGCGCGCCTCATATTGAAGGCTGCGAGCAGACGATTAAGGATATTACCTATGAGAAGGCCCATGCCCTCTATGGAGACTCTTTGCCGGACATCCTTCAGCAAAGGCTCGATAAAGAACTGGATTCCATCATTAAAAACGGCTTCTCTGTCATGTACATCATCGCGCAAAAGCTAGTCTGGAAATCGAATGAGGATGGCTATCTGGTCGGCTCTCGAGGATCAGTCGGTTCTTCGGTGGTTGCCTATTTGACGGGTATCACGGAAGTCAATGCTCTGCAGGCCCATTACCGGTGTCCCAGTTGCCAGTATTCGGACTTCTCCGATTATGGTATTAAAATCGGCTTTGACTTGCCTGATAAGGATTGTCCGGTTTGCGGAGCAAAGCTGGCGAAAGATGGCATCGATATCCCCTTTGAGACCTTTTTAGGTTTCAATGGTGACAAAGAGCCCGATATTGACCTGAACTTCTCAGGAGAATATCAGGCCAAGGCCCATAAATATACAGAAGTTATCTTTGGCAAGGGTACAACCTTTAAGGCCGGAACCATCGGTACGATCGCCGAAAAAACTGCCTTCGGCTACGTGAAAAAGTATTATGAGGAAAAAAACCGCATAGTAAATAAGGCAGAAACTCTAAGAGTCTCCAAAGGCTGTACCGGTATCAAAAGAACCTCAGGGCAGCACCCGGGAGGAATCATCGTCGTGCCGAAGGGACGAGAGATCTTCGAATTTTGCCCCGTCCAGCATCCTGCCGATGACTCCAATTCGGAGATCATAACTACTCATTTTGATTATCACTCTATTGATTCCAACCTCTTAAAGCTGGATATACTGGGTCATGATGACCCGACCGTCATACGAATGCTTCAGGATATCACCGGCGTAGACCCTCAAGCGATACCCATGGATGATCAGGAGACGATGTCCATATTCTGCTCCACGGAAGCCTTACAGGTAACCCCAGAGCAGATCAATTCCAAGGTCGGAACCTTTGGAATTCCTGAGTTTGGTACGAAGTTCGTCAGAGGAATGCTTTTAGATACAAGGCCTAAAGCCTTCGCGGATTTAATCTGTATATCGGGGCTTTCCCATGGTACGGATGTGTGGCTGGGAAATGCCAAGGACTTGATTGATTCGGGAACCGTGACATTAAGTGAAGCGGTGTGTACCCGGGATGATATTATGACGTATTTGATTAGTAAGGGTCTGCCGCCCAATACGGCGTTTAAGATCATGGAGCTGGTTCGTAAAGGAAAGGCCTTATCGAACCCTGAAAAATGGGCCGAATATGAAGCGTTGATGAGGGAGCATAAGGTACCGGAATGGTATATCGATTCCTGCCGAAAAATAAAATACATGTTCCCTAAAGCCCACGCTGCAGCCTATGTTATGATGGCCTTCCGAATAGCCTGGTTTAAGGTGCACATACCCCAGGCTTATTACGCCGCTTACTTCACCATTCGAGCCAAGGCTTTTGACGCTGAATTTATGATTTTCGGCAAAGAAAAAGTTAAGGCCAAGATGAAGGAAATTGAGGCGCTGGGCAATCAAGCTACTCCTAAGGATAAGGATATGTACGATGATTTGGAATTGGTGTTGGAGATGTATGAAAGGGGCTTTAAATTCCTGCCCATTGATTTATACAAATCCCATGCCTCAAAATTCCTGCTCGAGGAGGAAGGCTTAAGACCGCCCATCAACAGCATATCCGGCATGGGAACCGTTGCAGCCGAGGGTCTCTATAACGCAGCCAAAGAAAAGCCCTTCAACTCCGTAGACGATGTCAAGAAACGGGCTAAGATCGGGAATGCCACCATTGATTCACTTCGGAAATTTGGCTGTTTTAAAGGAATTCCGGAAAGTGATCAGATGAGTCTTTTTGATGTCGTTTAA
- the dmpI gene encoding 4-oxalocrotonate tautomerase DmpI: MPFIKLEAGKMDKETKEKLISGLTTVASETLGIPKEAFTVLLKENEMDNWGVGGKVLTKVMAERANKQ, encoded by the coding sequence ATGCCGTTTATCAAACTTGAAGCTGGGAAAATGGACAAAGAGACAAAAGAAAAACTAATTAGTGGTTTAACTACAGTAGCGAGTGAAACTCTTGGTATCCCGAAAGAAGCGTTTACGGTATTACTCAAAGAAAACGAGATGGATAACTGGGGTGTTGGAGGTAAAGTGCTTACCAAAGTAATGGCAGAAAGAGCAAATAAACAATAG
- a CDS encoding cell wall-binding repeat-containing protein, protein MNHNRQDTNSRYGRNQARFTAVLTIVALICSLCIPSILVLPKTASASGAQITAISANEAYALAMKSDGTVWGWGTGPLGNNDPDSNSALVPVQTKNLTEVVAISAGGDVALALKKDGTVWSWGSNQSGELGDGMTSKRNLPAQVPSLSGISAIATGYSYCLALKNDGTVWAWGSNQNGALGDGTTNDRKTPVQISELSGVVSLAANYHSSYAIKADGTVWAWGLNDQGQLGDGLRQDQQLPINTGLTNIKTLIPGGYSLTVIKQDGSLWQLGLSVNGAVNNDIQNTLVQVPGLSHVVSAAAGQNNFMAVLQDQTVWTWGNALPGYGSMNTVTPQPVQVRGLSGTFSVVACLGWYDLALKTDGTVWTWGNNMNGELGDGTKVNHYVPSQNFADKTPMGPTVGNVSLVRTLYSEPYAITLRFTKPMLQSSFSTQGNVTLKDDQGQEVALNLTQEGSDLGRMLIETVAPLSLSQHYTLRLTNIVDLEGLTLQDYSYDFTVSLPFKTFQGGVSAGDSHSLSAGEYVMAWGSNTYGQLGDGTNIQRSTPVRVQGLKTQVSSVAAGGTHSLALLQDKSVETWGNNDHGQLGDGSSTNRNTAVTVNGLSDIVGVAAGTRHSLAVQSDGTVWAWGDNNSGQLGDGSQQDRSTPVQVKGLRQVTKIAAGGDTSLAITADGKVWAWGNNQDGQLGDGTTKNESTPVLVQGLSDITSISAGWTHCLALKSDGGVWAWGDNTQSILGTGSADENCTAPALVQGLSGITSISAGNQFSMAATNQGVTVAWGRNDFNQLGDGSTAKFESTPKPIENIPLIPSVDQSISAGGYHALCAAFSTMSWGYNDSGQLGLGLTEHVSMPEAISTLPTPEYFRKAGQAAPDTAVEIAQTGWAYGTEAAILVNEKSYADALPGTVLASAVKAPILLTDSNQLTAATAKELQRLNPKTVFILGGKAVVSTQIEQTLKAEYQNVIRIGGYDQYETAAKIAHYLKEQNLAAPGKAVIAYGGNFPDALAVSSLAAYQQIPILLTKTYSLPSYTQDAIQELQVSEATVVGGTAVISAEVANQLPGMKRFSGMDKYDSAIAIAEGMNADLNTVFVATGENFPDALAGSVLAARTNSPIVLVSKELPTVAQNFLKSKIGQIRETMVLGGTGVVSDKTMESIADTFDPNHPAMHIPNASPASAALNPLTPPANSPIVTEPQILGASNPDPSLKGPYENGGSLDKLWDDCVYPKKDLTLKWSGLSTPNYLVRVSDSKRGVVFWAYVGDVNTYTLPGSIFTEGNDCRISVAGTTGTDRLAPGYKEWYIQAGFYPSSGVLIMIHTLKPPTITSPANEATVPKQDLTITWDSSDWKDRYKMLLVSYRYLLKDLTINQTGDGFSDSEIGRSSLTIPSSKLATGHTYRLGIEATIGGYNFIPDDRQISEMTFTVR, encoded by the coding sequence TTGAACCATAATCGTCAAGACACGAATTCTAGATATGGAAGAAATCAAGCCCGTTTCACAGCAGTCTTAACCATCGTTGCCCTGATCTGCTCTCTTTGTATACCCAGCATCTTGGTTCTTCCCAAAACGGCCTCAGCTTCAGGTGCCCAGATTACCGCCATTAGCGCTAACGAAGCTTATGCCTTAGCTATGAAAAGCGACGGTACTGTTTGGGGTTGGGGAACAGGTCCTTTAGGAAATAATGACCCCGACTCCAACTCGGCGTTAGTTCCTGTTCAAACCAAAAATTTGACCGAGGTTGTGGCGATTAGTGCTGGCGGTGATGTCGCCCTTGCCCTTAAAAAGGATGGGACTGTCTGGAGCTGGGGATCGAATCAATCGGGTGAACTCGGGGATGGCATGACGAGTAAAAGGAATCTGCCAGCGCAGGTTCCTAGTCTCAGCGGAATTTCTGCTATCGCGACAGGGTATAGTTATTGTTTGGCGCTCAAAAACGACGGGACCGTGTGGGCTTGGGGGTCGAATCAGAACGGAGCCTTAGGCGATGGGACGACCAACGACAGAAAAACTCCGGTTCAAATTTCTGAGCTGAGTGGTGTTGTCAGCCTTGCCGCTAATTACCATTCCAGTTATGCGATCAAAGCCGATGGCACGGTTTGGGCTTGGGGCTTAAATGATCAAGGTCAACTGGGAGACGGCTTACGACAAGACCAACAGTTGCCTATAAATACGGGGCTAACCAATATCAAAACCCTTATTCCTGGGGGATATTCTTTAACGGTGATCAAGCAGGATGGTTCACTCTGGCAATTGGGCCTCAGTGTCAATGGTGCAGTAAATAATGATATTCAAAACACTCTAGTTCAAGTTCCAGGGCTTAGCCACGTTGTGTCAGCCGCCGCCGGACAAAACAATTTTATGGCGGTACTCCAGGATCAGACAGTCTGGACTTGGGGTAATGCGCTGCCGGGGTATGGGTCGATGAATACAGTCACTCCTCAACCTGTCCAAGTGCGGGGTCTCAGTGGAACGTTTAGTGTCGTTGCCTGTTTGGGTTGGTACGATCTCGCTCTCAAAACGGACGGCACAGTCTGGACTTGGGGAAATAACATGAATGGTGAACTAGGCGATGGCACTAAGGTCAATCATTACGTGCCTAGTCAAAATTTCGCGGATAAAACTCCCATGGGACCGACGGTGGGTAATGTATCCTTGGTAAGGACACTCTACAGCGAGCCGTATGCGATCACGCTTCGTTTTACAAAACCGATGCTCCAATCGTCATTTAGCACTCAGGGGAACGTCACCCTTAAAGATGATCAGGGCCAAGAAGTCGCCCTAAATTTAACCCAAGAAGGCTCTGACTTAGGAAGGATGCTGATCGAGACCGTGGCTCCCTTGTCCCTGAGTCAACATTATACGTTGCGCCTTACCAACATTGTGGATCTCGAGGGCTTAACCTTGCAGGACTATTCCTACGATTTTACGGTGTCACTTCCTTTCAAGACGTTTCAAGGGGGCGTTAGCGCCGGGGACTCGCATAGCTTGTCTGCTGGAGAATACGTCATGGCTTGGGGAAGCAATACCTACGGACAATTAGGGGACGGAACCAATATTCAGAGATCGACCCCGGTCCGTGTTCAGGGGTTGAAAACCCAGGTCTCTTCGGTGGCTGCAGGAGGGACTCACAGTCTGGCGTTATTACAGGACAAAAGTGTAGAAACCTGGGGTAATAATGACCACGGTCAACTTGGGGATGGGTCGTCTACGAACCGCAATACGGCGGTTACCGTGAATGGGCTCAGCGACATCGTCGGTGTGGCAGCAGGAACGAGGCATAGTTTAGCTGTCCAAAGCGATGGTACCGTGTGGGCCTGGGGAGATAACAACTCCGGACAATTAGGGGATGGCTCTCAGCAGGATCGCTCTACCCCAGTACAAGTTAAAGGTTTAAGACAGGTGACCAAAATAGCTGCTGGAGGAGACACCAGCCTGGCAATCACAGCCGACGGCAAGGTTTGGGCCTGGGGTAATAATCAGGACGGTCAACTGGGTGATGGCACCACCAAGAACGAGTCAACACCAGTTCTCGTTCAAGGTCTATCTGATATTACCTCTATTTCTGCCGGATGGACTCACTGTTTAGCGCTCAAGAGTGACGGAGGGGTATGGGCCTGGGGCGACAATACTCAAAGTATCTTGGGTACAGGAAGTGCTGACGAAAACTGTACTGCACCTGCTTTAGTCCAGGGATTATCCGGTATTACGTCTATTTCCGCTGGAAACCAGTTCAGTATGGCCGCGACGAATCAAGGCGTTACAGTGGCCTGGGGACGCAATGATTTTAATCAATTGGGTGATGGCAGCACTGCAAAATTTGAGTCGACGCCTAAACCGATCGAAAACATTCCCCTCATACCTTCAGTGGACCAAAGTATATCTGCCGGTGGATATCATGCGCTCTGTGCCGCATTCAGCACCATGTCCTGGGGCTATAATGACTCTGGACAATTAGGACTGGGCCTCACCGAACACGTTTCCATGCCAGAGGCTATATCAACCCTGCCAACTCCGGAGTACTTCCGTAAAGCCGGTCAGGCTGCGCCGGATACCGCTGTGGAGATTGCCCAGACTGGCTGGGCGTATGGCACAGAAGCAGCAATTTTAGTCAATGAGAAATCCTATGCCGATGCACTGCCGGGAACGGTATTAGCCTCAGCGGTGAAGGCCCCGATTCTTCTGACAGACTCCAACCAATTAACAGCAGCAACGGCCAAGGAACTTCAACGCTTAAATCCTAAGACGGTCTTCATCCTGGGAGGCAAGGCGGTTGTCTCAACGCAAATCGAACAGACGTTAAAAGCAGAGTATCAAAATGTAATCAGGATTGGCGGATATGATCAATATGAAACAGCGGCAAAAATTGCCCACTATCTTAAAGAACAAAATCTAGCTGCTCCCGGCAAAGCCGTGATAGCCTATGGCGGAAATTTCCCAGACGCTTTAGCGGTGTCCTCGTTAGCGGCTTATCAGCAGATTCCCATTCTCTTGACTAAAACGTACAGTCTGCCCAGTTACACTCAGGACGCTATCCAAGAGTTGCAAGTGTCGGAGGCGACGGTTGTTGGTGGAACGGCCGTTATTAGTGCGGAGGTTGCCAACCAACTACCCGGTATGAAGCGTTTCTCAGGTATGGACAAATATGATTCGGCTATTGCCATTGCCGAGGGCATGAACGCCGATCTGAACACCGTGTTTGTGGCCACAGGAGAGAACTTTCCTGATGCTTTAGCAGGTTCCGTGTTGGCGGCCCGAACCAATAGTCCGATTGTCCTGGTGAGCAAAGAGCTACCGACGGTCGCTCAAAACTTCTTGAAATCAAAGATCGGGCAAATTAGAGAAACGATGGTCTTAGGGGGAACGGGTGTCGTGTCGGATAAAACGATGGAGTCGATAGCCGATACTTTTGATCCAAACCATCCAGCGATGCATATACCTAATGCTTCGCCTGCGTCGGCTGCGCTTAATCCTCTAACGCCCCCTGCTAACAGTCCAATAGTGACCGAACCGCAAATTTTAGGGGCGTCCAATCCCGACCCCAGTCTAAAAGGGCCCTATGAAAATGGGGGTTCCTTGGATAAACTCTGGGACGACTGCGTATATCCTAAGAAAGATTTAACCCTGAAATGGTCTGGACTTTCAACTCCGAATTATCTTGTCAGAGTGAGTGATTCCAAACGCGGGGTGGTCTTTTGGGCTTATGTTGGCGACGTCAACACTTACACTTTGCCAGGGTCAATTTTTACTGAAGGAAACGATTGTCGCATTTCGGTGGCAGGAACGACTGGAACCGATCGTTTGGCGCCTGGCTACAAAGAGTGGTATATCCAAGCAGGTTTTTACCCTTCGTCCGGAGTTCTGATTATGATTCATACGTTAAAGCCGCCGACCATTACTTCACCTGCCAACGAAGCAACGGTGCCCAAGCAAGATCTGACCATAACCTGGGATAGCTCTGATTGGAAAGACCGCTACAAAATGTTGCTTGTATCCTATCGTTACCTGCTTAAAGATTTAACCATCAATCAGACCGGTGATGGCTTCTCAGATTCTGAGATAGGCAGGAGTAGTTTAACCATTCCCAGTTCAAAACTGGCTACAGGTCACACGTATCGGCTTGGAATTGAAGCAACGATCGGTGGCTATAACTTTATTCCGGATGACCGCCAAATTTCTGAGATGACGTTCACTGTGCGTTAA
- a CDS encoding HAMP domain-containing sensor histidine kinase has product MTYTPRQVITAELVQVNLELVQGNPEETVASQSKWLDYSLQETNRMTKLVDDLLFLARADSQQQTLEKKYFPLDAALRAVIESYKLLAESHGILLESTMDSEVTYWGDEFRIKQLVIILLDNAIKYTSSGGELPFP; this is encoded by the coding sequence TTGACTTATACACCTCGACAGGTTATAACTGCAGAACTCGTTCAGGTCAACTTGGAACTAGTGCAAGGAAACCCTGAAGAAACAGTGGCGAGCCAGTCCAAATGGTTGGACTATAGTTTGCAAGAGACGAATCGCATGACTAAATTGGTGGACGATCTCCTTTTTCTAGCTCGGGCGGACTCCCAACAACAAACGTTAGAGAAGAAATACTTCCCCCTTGATGCAGCACTCCGTGCGGTCATCGAATCCTACAAACTCCTGGCAGAGTCCCACGGAATTCTCCTGGAATCTACTATGGACTCTGAAGTCACTTATTGGGGGGATGAATTCAGGATTAAACAACTCGTGATTATCCTCTTAGATAATGCGATTAAATACACGTCCTCTGGGGGGGAGCTACCCTTTCCCTAA
- a CDS encoding ATP-binding protein, protein MSVSDHGEGIEPEHLSKIFERFYRVGKARSNQKEGTGLGLAIADWIIQSHDGQVKVSSSPGEGTMFVIRLPHQGR, encoded by the coding sequence ATTTCAGTATCCGATCATGGAGAGGGTATCGAACCAGAACATTTGTCTAAGATTTTTGAACGGTTTTACCGTGTTGGTAAAGCCCGTTCTAACCAGAAAGAGGGTACGGGGTTAGGCTTAGCGATCGCGGACTGGATTATTCAAAGCCACGACGGTCAAGTTAAGGTCTCTAGCTCCCCAGGGGAAGGAACAATGTTTGTCATTCGTTTGCCTCATCAAGGTCGTTAA
- a CDS encoding aldo/keto reductase, whose protein sequence is MFQKKLGFGCMRLPLTNPEDQTSVDLSQVCRMVDTFLERGFTYFDTAYMYHNYVSEVMVKEALVKRHPRESYTIATKLPTMMLKTKEDMERIFKEQLEKCGVEYFDYYMLHCLNAANYAIAQKLDSFAFIQEKKAKGKIHKIGFSYHDNAELLEEILTAHPEVEFVQLQLNYLDWDNANIQSRLCYEVCVKHGKSVIAMEPIKGGTLAAVPAEAEKMFKDYAPDLSAASWAIRFAASQPNVTMVLSGMSNDEQLMDNISYMQDFNPLNQEELTIINKAVDIINSSIAVPCTGCQYCVEGCPQNIPIPKYFALYNSYVQFGRASNSTFYYANYVEQNGRASDCIACRQCESHCPQHLDIVDSLKEVAQTFDQ, encoded by the coding sequence ATGTTTCAGAAGAAATTGGGTTTTGGATGTATGAGACTACCCCTTACAAATCCGGAGGATCAGACGAGCGTTGATTTGTCCCAGGTATGCCGGATGGTCGATACCTTTTTAGAGAGAGGATTCACGTATTTTGATACAGCCTATATGTATCATAATTATGTCAGTGAAGTGATGGTCAAGGAAGCCTTGGTGAAACGTCATCCCAGAGAAAGCTATACGATCGCAACCAAGTTGCCGACCATGATGTTAAAAACCAAAGAGGATATGGAGCGCATTTTCAAGGAACAGTTAGAAAAATGTGGCGTGGAGTATTTTGATTATTATATGCTGCATTGTTTGAATGCAGCGAACTATGCCATTGCCCAAAAACTTGATAGCTTTGCCTTCATTCAGGAGAAGAAGGCAAAGGGCAAAATCCACAAGATCGGTTTTTCCTACCATGATAATGCAGAGCTTTTAGAAGAAATTCTTACCGCTCATCCCGAGGTGGAATTTGTACAGCTCCAGCTGAATTATCTGGATTGGGATAATGCCAACATTCAATCCCGTTTGTGTTATGAGGTGTGTGTCAAGCATGGTAAGTCGGTGATCGCGATGGAACCCATCAAAGGGGGTACGCTTGCGGCAGTCCCTGCGGAGGCTGAAAAGATGTTTAAGGACTATGCCCCTGATTTGTCCGCAGCTTCCTGGGCAATCCGGTTTGCAGCAAGTCAGCCCAATGTCACGATGGTACTTTCTGGTATGTCAAACGATGAGCAGTTAATGGATAACATAAGTTATATGCAGGATTTTAACCCGCTGAATCAGGAAGAGTTGACGATCATAAACAAAGCGGTGGATATCATTAATTCCAGCATTGCCGTGCCTTGTACGGGATGTCAGTATTGTGTCGAAGGCTGTCCTCAAAATATTCCAATTCCAAAATATTTTGCTTTATATAACTCCTATGTACAGTTTGGAAGGGCATCCAACTCAACCTTTTATTATGCGAATTATGTAGAACAAAACGGTCGCGCATCGGATTGTATCGCTTGCCGCCAGTGCGAGAGTCACTGTCCACAGCATCTGGACATCGTAGACAGCTTAAAAGAGGTTGCCCAAACCTTTGATCAATAA